Proteins encoded within one genomic window of Arachis ipaensis cultivar K30076 chromosome B08, Araip1.1, whole genome shotgun sequence:
- the LOC107611244 gene encoding uncharacterized protein LOC107611244: MACLKSILSEKTALKGNETVVLTEECSVLVQKKLPLKLLDPGSFLILCTIGTNTFEKVLCDLGSSINLMPLSMMMKLGIQEAQPTRVSLEMADKSLERAYGVVENVLVKVKGLYLLADYKGGTSMQSSVVKPSHSVKSHTVTPDIKPNFGVGHSLTTNDGGGPKKKVPKDLRKKKIPTY, from the exons ATGGCCTGCTTAAAAAGCATACTCTCTGAAAAGACAGCCTTAAAGGGAAATGAAACTGTGGTTCTGACTGAGGAGTGCAGTGTATTAGTGCAGAAGAAGCTGCCTCTGAAACTGCTGGACCCCGGAAGCTTCCTGATTCTCTGTACCATAGGGACCAACACATTTGAGAAGGTATTGTGCGACCTTGGatcaagcataaatctgatgcctCTTTCTATGATGATGAAGCTGGGGATACAAGAGGCGCAGCCTACAAGAGTCTCACTGGAGATGGCGGACAAGTCCCTGGAAAGGGCATATGGAGTGGTGGAgaatgtcttagtaaaggttaaaggcctttacctCCTTGCAGACT ACAAAGGTGGTACTAGCATGCAGAGCTCAGTGGTCAAACCTTCTCACTCGGTGAAAAGCCATACAGTAacccctgacatcaaacctaattTTGGTGTTGGGCATTCACTGACCACTAATGATGGAGGAGGCcccaagaagaaagtacccaaagACTTGAGGAAGAAAAAGATTCCTACGTACTGA